The proteins below come from a single Parazoarcus communis genomic window:
- a CDS encoding diaminopropionate ammonia-lyase, with amino-acid sequence MSTLDLPGQLAVLPLAHCAGVAGPAAGPYPDRLKPILSLAAHAEAMTEISEWPGYAPTPLVNLAGMARAAGVGAIHYKHESSRFGLGSFKALGGAYAVLRLLKKEILRRTGQDASSRDLIDGKFADIVSGITVTCATDGNHGRSVAWGAQTFGCKCVIYIHATVSEARREAIARYGAEVIRTTGNYDDAVRTADVDAKAHGRFIVSDTSYPGYTDVPRDVMQGYSVMVEEALRQWPETQPPTHVLIQGGVGGLAAAVCAQMWERLGNKRGRFIVVEPDRAACLYASALAGAPTAVHGDLDTLMAGLACGEVSLIAWEVLEAGTSDFLTIPDAAAVTTMRLLADSPFGDTPVAAGESAVAGLAALLMACSRPQMAATLGLDSDSRVLLFGSEGATDPELYTKLVGRSAEAVEAQPEARS; translated from the coding sequence ATGTCCACGCTAGACCTTCCCGGTCAGCTCGCCGTCCTGCCGCTGGCGCATTGCGCCGGCGTGGCAGGGCCGGCAGCAGGCCCCTACCCTGATCGGCTCAAGCCCATCCTCAGTCTGGCCGCACACGCCGAAGCCATGACCGAGATCAGCGAGTGGCCCGGCTACGCGCCGACGCCGCTGGTGAACCTTGCCGGCATGGCCCGCGCCGCCGGCGTGGGTGCCATTCACTACAAGCATGAGTCCAGCCGCTTCGGCCTCGGCAGTTTCAAGGCCCTGGGCGGCGCCTACGCCGTGCTGCGCCTGCTGAAAAAGGAGATCCTGCGCCGTACCGGGCAGGACGCCAGCAGCCGCGACCTGATCGACGGCAAGTTTGCCGACATCGTTTCCGGCATCACCGTCACCTGCGCCACCGATGGCAACCACGGCCGCTCGGTGGCCTGGGGGGCGCAGACCTTCGGCTGCAAGTGCGTGATCTACATTCACGCCACCGTGTCCGAAGCTCGCCGCGAAGCGATCGCCCGCTATGGCGCCGAGGTGATCCGCACCACCGGCAACTACGACGACGCCGTGCGCACCGCTGACGTCGACGCCAAGGCGCATGGACGCTTCATCGTCTCCGACACCTCCTACCCCGGCTATACCGATGTGCCGCGCGACGTCATGCAGGGCTATTCGGTCATGGTCGAAGAAGCGCTGCGTCAGTGGCCGGAAACCCAGCCCCCCACCCACGTCCTCATCCAGGGCGGCGTTGGCGGACTGGCTGCAGCCGTGTGCGCGCAGATGTGGGAACGCCTCGGCAACAAGCGCGGCCGCTTCATCGTGGTCGAGCCCGACCGCGCCGCCTGCCTGTACGCCTCGGCGCTGGCCGGTGCCCCGACCGCCGTCCACGGCGATCTCGACACCCTGATGGCGGGCCTGGCCTGCGGTGAGGTTTCACTGATCGCGTGGGAAGTGCTCGAGGCCGGCACCAGCGACTTCCTCACCATCCCAGACGCAGCGGCGGTAACGACCATGCGCCTGCTGGCCGACTCGCCTTTTGGCGACACCCCGGTCGCCGCCGGCGAATCCGCCGTGGCCGGACTGGCTGCGCTGCTGATGGCGTGTTCGCGTCCGCAGATGGCCGCCACGCTTGGGCTGGATTCGGACAGCCGGGTGCTGCTCTTCGGCAGCGAAGGCGCCACCGACCCCGAGCTGTACACCAAGCTCGTGGGGCGCAGTGCCGAAGCGGTGGAAGCACAGCCAGAGGCCAGATCATGA
- a CDS encoding zinc ribbon domain-containing protein YjdM gives MSAIPACPQCTLENTYPDGENYVCADCGYEWPMAEVAGADEDDEAVVKDANGNVLANGDSVVLIKDLKVKGSSTTLKVGTKVKSIRLVGGDHEVDCKMDAGNFMLKACYLRKV, from the coding sequence ATGTCCGCCATACCCGCCTGCCCCCAATGCACCCTGGAGAACACTTACCCGGACGGCGAAAACTACGTGTGCGCGGACTGCGGCTACGAATGGCCGATGGCCGAAGTGGCCGGCGCCGACGAAGATGACGAGGCTGTGGTAAAGGATGCCAACGGCAACGTACTCGCCAACGGCGACTCGGTGGTGCTGATCAAGGACCTCAAGGTCAAAGGTTCGTCGACCACGCTGAAGGTCGGCACCAAGGTCAAGAGCATCCGCCTCGTCGGTGGCGATCACGAAGTCGACTGCAAGATGGACGCCGGCAACTTCATGCTCAAGGCCTGCTACCTGCGCAAGGTCTGA
- a CDS encoding DctP family TRAP transporter solute-binding subunit, producing the protein MKLKTLLTAVATTMVFAVAPAHAEKILKIHHLNVDDPFESTTGALVTVFKNLVEAGTGGSVKVQTFPSGQLGKDNEVLSQVKAGLVQSGVFSVGGFASTYPMIGVLDMPFVFPDISTTYTVLDGPFGQKLGDDIEKKTGMEVLGFGDSGGFFAITNSKRAIKTPADMKGLKIRTQTLESHKRVISSLGGQPAAIAWAEVYTALQTGVADGQMNPIPIVAMAKFNEVQKHITLTDHLFAPYVWVINRKFFDSLTPEEQVVVKNAAKSAIVANRGISRIIEASSKGLPELAKTMTVTTLTPKEKAAFRDAAQPAVKAYIVDTFGKEGEEMLGALQQAVEAASK; encoded by the coding sequence ATGAAGCTCAAGACCCTGCTCACCGCCGTCGCCACCACCATGGTCTTTGCCGTTGCGCCGGCCCATGCGGAAAAGATTCTGAAGATCCATCACCTCAACGTCGACGATCCGTTCGAGAGCACCACCGGCGCACTGGTCACCGTGTTCAAGAACCTGGTCGAAGCCGGCACCGGCGGCTCGGTGAAAGTGCAGACCTTCCCCAGCGGCCAGCTCGGCAAGGACAACGAGGTACTGTCCCAGGTCAAGGCCGGGCTGGTGCAGTCGGGCGTGTTCTCGGTGGGTGGTTTCGCCAGCACCTACCCGATGATCGGCGTGCTCGACATGCCCTTCGTCTTCCCCGACATCTCCACCACCTACACTGTGCTCGACGGCCCCTTCGGCCAGAAGCTGGGCGACGACATCGAGAAGAAAACCGGCATGGAAGTGCTTGGCTTCGGTGACTCGGGCGGCTTCTTCGCCATCACCAACTCGAAGCGGGCAATCAAGACCCCGGCCGACATGAAGGGCCTGAAGATCCGTACCCAGACGCTCGAATCGCACAAGCGCGTGATCAGCAGCCTCGGCGGTCAGCCGGCAGCCATCGCCTGGGCCGAGGTGTACACCGCCCTGCAGACTGGCGTTGCCGACGGCCAGATGAACCCGATCCCCATCGTGGCCATGGCCAAGTTCAACGAAGTGCAGAAGCACATCACCCTCACCGACCACCTGTTCGCACCGTACGTGTGGGTGATCAACCGCAAGTTCTTCGACAGCCTGACGCCTGAAGAACAGGTCGTGGTGAAGAACGCCGCCAAGAGCGCCATCGTTGCCAACCGAGGCATCAGCCGCATCATCGAAGCCTCGTCCAAGGGCCTGCCGGAACTGGCCAAGACCATGACCGTCACCACGCTCACGCCCAAGGAAAAAGCCGCCTTCCGTGACGCTGCACAGCCGGCCGTGAAAGCCTACATCGTCGACACCTTCGGCAAGGAAGGCGAGGAGATGCTCGGTGCCCTGCAACAGGCTGTAGAAGCCGCCTCCAAGTGA
- a CDS encoding cytochrome c, producing MKRLLLLAALFTTPALAQDTRFLAPLPPAAQETLRKEMLDNLLALNEIITLLASNKVREAGEVAELRLGQTAMGKNAALPYDARPGPQMPIEMHGLGRDGHAAASAFARAAATGDATKAMAALPRLTGSCVACHALYRTR from the coding sequence ATGAAAAGACTGCTTCTGCTTGCTGCCCTGTTCACTACCCCCGCCCTCGCACAGGACACGCGCTTTCTGGCGCCGCTGCCGCCCGCAGCACAGGAAACCCTGCGCAAGGAAATGCTCGACAACCTTCTCGCCCTCAACGAGATCATCACGCTGCTCGCGTCCAACAAGGTGCGCGAAGCCGGCGAAGTGGCCGAACTGCGACTCGGGCAGACCGCCATGGGCAAGAACGCCGCCCTGCCCTACGACGCCCGCCCCGGACCGCAGATGCCGATCGAGATGCACGGCCTCGGCCGCGACGGACACGCTGCGGCCAGCGCGTTCGCCCGCGCAGCCGCCACCGGTGATGCCACCAAAGCCATGGCCGCGCTGCCCAGGCTGACGGGTTCCTGCGTCGCCTGCCACGCCCTCTATCGCACGCGCTGA
- a CDS encoding TRAP transporter small permease, with amino-acid sequence MSLTALAQRMEGIGRRLNRVVEWLCAGLIAVMVLVVWLGVGGRYFTQDGISWTEELSRYLMIWAALLAVSCGAWWREHVGLDLIPSRLPETARRFLKLATDGLTVGFFVFMFIYGIDMTLEGRTQFSTLFGMTMEVPFAAVPVSSALAAFQFGVRLLTDFVNLPRAETAAVPY; translated from the coding sequence ATGAGCTTGACCGCACTGGCGCAAAGGATGGAAGGCATCGGTCGCCGCTTGAACCGGGTGGTCGAATGGCTGTGCGCCGGCCTGATCGCGGTCATGGTGCTGGTGGTGTGGCTCGGTGTCGGCGGGCGCTACTTTACCCAGGACGGCATCAGCTGGACTGAAGAGCTCTCGCGCTACCTGATGATCTGGGCCGCGCTGCTGGCCGTGTCCTGCGGGGCATGGTGGCGCGAGCACGTCGGGCTCGACCTGATCCCCTCCCGCCTGCCCGAGACCGCACGCCGCTTCCTCAAGCTGGCCACCGATGGACTCACCGTCGGCTTCTTCGTCTTCATGTTCATCTACGGCATCGACATGACGCTCGAAGGCCGCACCCAGTTCTCCACCCTGTTCGGCATGACGATGGAAGTCCCCTTCGCCGCCGTACCGGTGTCCTCGGCGCTGGCCGCCTTCCAGTTCGGGGTGCGACTGCTCACCGACTTCGTCAACCTGCCGCGCGCCGAAACGGCCGCGGTTCCTTACTGA
- a CDS encoding TRAP transporter large permease, giving the protein MWIVAVAFFGLMLLGMPIGVVIGISGAIGLVQLGDVSFLAMAPKRYFEGLDMFTFMAMPFFILAGELMNASGITQRLIAFALSLVGYLRGGLAHANMVASVLFAGMTGAAVSDAAAMGNTLVPAMVKQGYSKPFACAVTAAGSIIGPTIPPSNLMVIYGSIMGVSIAGLFAAGIVPGLLICAICMGVIAALGKKLGLPKGENRPSLMSILISFKDSLIGLTMPAIILGGILFGIVTPTEAASIAVGYAMFVGFVIYRTLTLRQVGIMLIRTARITGSVFLIIAAASILSWWLTFHQIPQMIAQAMLSVASSKEGVLGLILLLLLFVGMFLDITAALIILAPVLGPLTAAVGIDPVHAGIMIILALNISLMTPPVGACLFVLCSVTGEKMERIARALMPFLLAEVAILFLITYWSDLTLFVPRLFGYVQP; this is encoded by the coding sequence ATGTGGATTGTTGCAGTCGCCTTCTTTGGTCTCATGTTGCTGGGCATGCCGATCGGCGTCGTCATCGGCATCTCCGGCGCAATCGGGCTGGTACAGCTCGGCGACGTGTCTTTCCTCGCCATGGCGCCCAAGCGCTACTTTGAAGGCCTGGACATGTTCACCTTCATGGCCATGCCCTTCTTCATCCTCGCCGGCGAGCTGATGAACGCCTCCGGCATCACCCAGCGCCTGATCGCATTTGCGTTGTCGCTGGTCGGCTACCTGCGCGGCGGCCTCGCCCACGCCAACATGGTGGCTTCGGTGCTGTTCGCCGGCATGACCGGTGCCGCGGTGTCGGATGCCGCCGCGATGGGCAACACCCTGGTGCCGGCGATGGTTAAACAGGGCTACAGCAAGCCCTTCGCCTGTGCCGTCACGGCAGCGGGCTCGATCATCGGCCCCACCATTCCGCCGTCCAACCTGATGGTGATCTACGGCTCCATCATGGGCGTGTCGATTGCAGGTCTGTTCGCAGCCGGCATCGTCCCCGGCCTGCTGATCTGCGCCATCTGCATGGGCGTCATCGCCGCGCTCGGCAAGAAGCTCGGCCTGCCCAAGGGCGAGAACCGCCCCAGCCTGATGTCCATTCTGATCAGCTTCAAGGACAGCCTGATCGGACTCACCATGCCGGCGATCATCCTTGGCGGCATCCTGTTCGGCATCGTCACGCCCACCGAAGCGGCTTCGATCGCGGTGGGCTATGCGATGTTCGTCGGCTTCGTCATCTACCGCACCCTCACGCTGCGCCAGGTCGGCATCATGCTGATCCGCACCGCGCGCATCACCGGCAGCGTGTTCCTGATCATTGCCGCCGCCTCCATCCTGTCGTGGTGGCTGACCTTCCACCAGATCCCGCAGATGATCGCGCAGGCCATGCTGTCAGTGGCGTCGAGCAAGGAAGGCGTGCTCGGCCTCATCCTCCTGCTGCTGCTTTTCGTCGGCATGTTCCTCGACATCACCGCCGCGCTGATCATCCTCGCCCCGGTGCTCGGACCGCTCACCGCCGCCGTCGGCATCGACCCGGTTCATGCGGGCATCATGATCATCCTCGCCCTCAACATCTCGCTGATGACGCCGCCTGTCGGCGCCTGCCTGTTCGTGCTGTGCTCGGTCACCGGCGAAAAGATGGAGCGCATCGCCCGCGCGCTCATGCCCTTCCTGCTTGCCGAGGTCGCGATCCTGTTCCTGATCACCTACTGGTCAGATCTCACCCTGTTTGTCCCCCGCCTGTTCGGCTACGTCCAACCCTGA
- a CDS encoding M20 family metallo-hydrolase, which produces MTATLRIKGERLQQRIAQLAEVGAIDGGGCARLALSDEDKAGRDLVCDWMRELGLSLTVDAIGNVVGTRAGRVPAAAVMTGSHIDTVRTGGRYDGNLGVLAGLEVIASLNEAGIETERPLAVAFFTNEEGARFAPDMMGSLVFTGELALDEALQTKGIDGSTVADNLARIGYDGTAPTPAAAPHAFVELHVEQGPVLDREGIEIGVVESVQGISWTEIEILGTSNHAGTTPMSLRRDAGWAAGSIISFVRELAQEFGGDQVATVGRIEFFPNLVNVVPNRAVLTVDLRNTDEALLQRAESRLAAHLDALRDAEKVEINTRKLARFAPVPFAPEMTDRIERHALAQGLSTRRMPSGAGHDAQMMAPVCPTAMIFVPSVDGISHNVREYTHPQHIEAGANVLLAVLCELAGATLPAGEPT; this is translated from the coding sequence ATGACCGCCACCCTGCGCATCAAGGGCGAACGCCTGCAACAGCGCATCGCACAGCTGGCCGAAGTCGGCGCCATCGACGGCGGCGGTTGCGCCCGTCTGGCCCTTTCCGACGAGGACAAGGCCGGGCGCGACCTGGTCTGCGACTGGATGCGCGAACTCGGGCTCAGCCTGACGGTGGACGCCATCGGCAACGTGGTCGGCACCCGTGCCGGCCGCGTGCCAGCCGCGGCGGTGATGACCGGCTCGCACATCGACACCGTGCGCACCGGCGGCCGCTACGACGGCAATCTGGGCGTGCTCGCCGGGCTGGAAGTGATTGCCAGCCTCAACGAGGCCGGCATCGAAACAGAACGCCCGCTCGCGGTGGCCTTCTTCACCAATGAAGAGGGCGCACGCTTTGCCCCCGACATGATGGGCAGCCTCGTGTTCACCGGCGAGCTCGCGCTCGACGAAGCCCTGCAGACGAAAGGCATCGACGGCAGCACCGTGGCGGACAACCTCGCCCGCATCGGCTATGACGGCACGGCACCGACACCGGCCGCCGCCCCGCACGCCTTCGTCGAACTGCACGTGGAGCAAGGCCCGGTGCTCGACCGCGAAGGCATCGAGATTGGCGTCGTTGAATCCGTGCAGGGTATCTCCTGGACCGAGATCGAGATCCTCGGCACCTCCAACCACGCCGGCACCACGCCAATGTCGCTGCGTCGCGACGCGGGCTGGGCGGCAGGGTCGATCATCAGTTTCGTGCGCGAACTGGCGCAGGAGTTTGGCGGCGACCAGGTCGCGACCGTCGGCCGAATCGAGTTCTTCCCCAACCTGGTCAACGTGGTGCCCAACCGCGCCGTGCTCACCGTCGACCTGCGCAACACCGACGAGGCCCTGCTGCAACGCGCCGAATCCAGGCTGGCCGCACACCTCGACGCCCTGCGTGACGCCGAGAAGGTGGAGATCAACACCCGCAAGCTCGCCCGCTTTGCCCCGGTGCCCTTTGCCCCGGAGATGACCGACCGCATCGAACGCCACGCCCTCGCCCAGGGCCTGAGCACCCGGCGCATGCCCAGCGGCGCCGGCCACGACGCGCAGATGATGGCGCCGGTGTGCCCGACGGCGATGATTTTTGTGCCCAGCGTCGACGGCATCAGCCACAACGTCCGCGAATACACCCACCCCCAACATATCGAAGCCGGAGCCAATGTGCTGCTCGCCGTTCTGTGCGAACTCGCGGGCGCCACACTGCCGGCAGGAGAACCCACATGA